The Burkholderiales bacterium JOSHI_001 genomic sequence GAGTATGCCTATAGCCGCTGACTGCATTTGGAGAACGACAGCCACAGGTGATGATTTTCCCTTGAGCGAAGGTGACCAAAAGGAGCGAAACATTGACGCGGCAAGGGCTTGCTGCGCTACCGCTGACTGCTTTGCCATGGCTGTGAATGCCTGTGAGAAGGCGACTTCTTTCTCCTTGACCATGAGCTGAAATTCCCGCTTATCCCGCTCAGTCGGAACGGCGCCTGACATGGCCATTCTTGCTACGCGGTGAGCGACAACCTGCGGTGCGGCGAACGCCAATTCGGCCGCCTTGGTGGCGATCGACTTGGCCTTTCGAGTGCTGCGCGGTCCCATGCGGGCTCCTTGGATGTGCTCTGACTGTAGCGCGGCAGCGTTTTCGTGTTGCCTAACGTTCGAGGTAAGGCGGGCCCTACAGCGGAACGTGTAAGGCCCGGAGCGGACGATGAATGATATGGCCGTTCCGGGCCTTGCACGCGCAGCTGTTGGGGCTCGCCTTGACCGAGGGGTTAGGCGCCAGGCAAGCGGCCGCGACGTTGGGAGGTGGGATGGTTGCCATGGTTGAAGACTAGACCCTACCTGTTGGCGGATATGCGCGGCTGCGGTGCCCTTCTCTGGTTTGCCCTACGGTCGCGTAACCAGAAAATGAAAAGACTCCATAGGAGCACGGCTACGACAAGATTCAGTGCCATGCAGATCATGAACCACAAAGGAGAGGACTCCCAGGAAGTGGCTACCGGACCGCTCTTTGCTTTGATCGCCAGCCAGAGCGCAACCTCTCCGGTAATTAGTCCAACCAGGAATGCCAATGATGCGAATGTCGCGAGTGCCAACAGTCCCCATCCGGGTAGCGATATGACGCGCCACCAAGGCTTGCAATCCCGGTCGGCTTCGAGTTCAGCCATGTAGTACGGAGACCTTCAGTTCTGGCGCCTAACGTTCGAGGTGAGGCGGGGCCGACGGCGAAGCGCCGGGCCCGCCGGACGGATGATAGACAATGCCGGGAGGCGGGCCCGGTGCTTTGCCGTTGGGCCTCGCCTCGACCGAGGGGTTAGGCACCACCTGGCCGCCAGCCGAGGGAGAGGAGTGACTCCACTGGCTTGAATAGCGGGGACGGCCACTCACCCCACCTGAACCAAGCCCAACCTTCGCATTTTGTGGGTTCGAGGTTGGCTGGCGTGCCTGTGATGCCTCGCGCAACCACGAAGATGGTCACGTACTGTTCTTTGGCCTCGGGGAAGATGTCATTCGAGTACGGGCCCAGTTCGAAGGAACTTGCCGTGAGCCCGGTCTCTTCCCTCAGTTCGCGCGCGGCACACTCGATGAGTTCTTCTCCGTATTCGAGCCTGCCGCCTGGGGCCGACCAAGTGCCTTCACCGTGTGATCCGCGCCGCTTGCCTAGCAGGACGAGACCTTCGTGGATGACCAAGACTCCTACGCCGATTCCGACGCGCACTGATGGTTGCTCCGCTTCTTTGGTGGTGCCTAACGTTCGAGGTAAGGCGGGCCCTACAGCGGAGCGTGTAAGGCCCGGCAGGGACAATGATGATTTTGGCCTTGCCGGGCCTTACGCGCGCAGCTGTTGGGGCTCGCCTTGACCGAGGGGTTAGGCGGCACTCTACCGCTGCTGGCAGATACTTGAGGCATGACTGCGTTGCTGAAGACCCTTGGCGCCATGGTAGCTGCCATTGCATTGGCACAGCCACTACATGTGGTGGCCGCCACCCCTGCTGCCGGTAAAGACGCATTGGTTGCCATTGGTGATGCCTTGCCAGAGCTGACCATGACCGGGTTGAACGGGCCAAGCCGAAGTCTGAAGAGCTTTTCCGGGCGACGCTTGATTGTCAACGTTTGGGCCAGTTGGTGTGGACCCTGTCGGGCAGAGGCTGCTTCACTTGAGCGCTTTGCGTGGAGTGAACGTGGCCAGAAGTACACCGTGATTGGCATTTCGACAGACGATGATCGAAGTGCCGCAGAGCTCTGGCTGAAGCAGTCAAACGCGACCCTTAGTCATTTCATTGACAAGAATCTGGTCCTGGAGCACATCTTCGGAGCCTCGTCGATCCCGTTGACTGTCTTGGTTGATGAACGGGGCAAGGTCATTGCGCGCGTTCGTGGCGCGAAAAAGTGGGATGACGAAGAGTCCTTCCGGCTTGTGGAGCGGGAGTTCGGAATTCCGAGCCCGTCGCCGCGAAAGTAGGGTCCTCGTGACGCCTAACGTTCGAGGTAAGGCGGGCCCTACAGCGGAGCGTGTAAGGCCCGGAGCGGACGATGATAACTTTGGCCGTTCCGGGCCTTGCACGCGTAGCTGTTGGGGCTCGCCTTGACCGAGGGGTTAGGCGTCGCCGCTTCCGCCAGACCGAGTTTTGACGACCACATGTTCAGTGTTCTCAAGCACACGCGCCAGATGTGTAGACATCTTCCGTCGGAATTCCGCATCGTCGACATGACCCTGAGGAAGGTAGAACTTGTCGAGATCGAGTTGCGTCAGTCCTTTGTAGCCTAGGTCTTTGGCCATTACGGTCAGAAGTTCCAGCCACTTATGGGCGCGCGGCTCTCCGCCAGGGCCATGGAGCATTGCATAGTATTGATGCCACACTTCCTTCACTCGGGGTGATGTGGCGAAGACTACGTCGATCTTGTTTAGCTCCTGCGCGACTTGCGGGGATACGAGCGGAGCCTTTCTCTCTGCCAGGAGGGCAAGGAATAGCTTGTGCTTCGCGTCTTTCGCCTCCTTACGCCCCTGAAACCAGAGAGTAAAGATAACACCCGCCAACGG encodes the following:
- a CDS encoding hypothetical protein (manually curated) — its product is MGPRSTRKAKSIATKAAELAFAAPQVVAHRVARMAMSGAVPTERDKREFQLMVKEKEVAFSQAFTAMAKQSAVAQQALAASMFRSFWSPSLKGKSSPVAVVLQMQSAAIGILNKGMAPVHQKAVANAKRLAKTRLK
- a CDS encoding ADP-ribose pyrophosphatase (PFAM: NUDIX domain~manually curated), yielding MRVGIGVGVLVIHEGLVLLGKRRGSHGEGTWSAPGGRLEYGEELIECAARELREETGLTASSFELGPYSNDIFPEAKEQYVTIFVVARGITGTPANLEPTKCEGWAWFRWGEWPSPLFKPVESLLSLGWRPGGA
- a CDS encoding thiol-disulfide isomerase-like thioredoxin (PFAM: Redoxin~manually curated); translation: MVAAIALAQPLHVVAATPAAGKDALVAIGDALPELTMTGLNGPSRSLKSFSGRRLIVNVWASWCGPCRAEAASLERFAWSERGQKYTVIGISTDDDRSAAELWLKQSNATLSHFIDKNLVLEHIFGASSIPLTVLVDERGKVIARVRGAKKWDDEESFRLVEREFGIPSPSPRK